From the Sphingobacteruim zhuxiongii genome, the window GTCCTTGTCGTTTCGGTGTTTTTAGCTACATGATCGTGATGATGCGATGTGTGTTGATTGACTGGTTTTGCTTCATGAATGCTATAGCCTCCAGCAAGTTCATCTAATTTGTTTTGTAACGCTGCAATATCGAGGGGCTGTTCTGTTGATATCTCAACCTCAGCGGTTTCTAGGTTCACAGCGGCTTTAACGCCAGGGATCTCATTGAGTTTATTTTCTACATTGGTTCTGCAACCATTACAGGTCATCCCCGAAATCTTATAGGTATTTGTTGTACTCATGTCGTCTACTTTCTTGATAAACAAAAATCGGGAATATATGATTGCCGTTGTTACATAATTCTGATAATAAGTTATATAATTATGCAATTCTTGCTTAGAAGTCTGCAGAGAGAAAAGGTGAAATTAGCGCTAACGAGCGTTAGAATATTTGAAAGTGTGTTTTAAATACTAGGAAACAAGTTTGTTTTAGGTTTTTCCACGACCTGATTTTGAAGATCAGAAAAAAAGCGATTATTTAATGGGCTGTCTTCCAGTAAATAAGGAATGTAAATTGAGCCTTTTGCTAATTGAAGCTCGTAATACCCAAAAAGAACACCATTGTTTTTCTGTACAGATTGCACGGTTTTGATATGCTGCACGTCGGTTTGTAGGTTAAAACGAACTTGACTGCCACTGAGCCATTCAACAACGACTTCATGTGTTTGTGGGTGATACCAAATCTGTTGCTCACGAACATACTTCAGGTGGTTATTCAAGAGGAATAGATGGCTAATTAAGTAGAAGCTGATTGGGAGTAAGAATAAAAGAATTTTGATCTTTATGGCAAGCACCAATGTGATAATTAACAATACGACGCCGATAGCGACACTATAGGTCGTTGCTTTTATAGCTTTGCTTAGCACCTTAGCGCCAGCATCTAAAATATAATAACCCTGCTTAGTGCTGCGCTGTATATCAGTAGATGAATTGGTTTTCATCATGATTTTACGTGATAGGTAGTAAATTATTACGCCTACCAGACCAACAATAAGCAGGATCTTGTACATTTTAGTATTGTTCTGATTCGTTAGGGAAGGTTCCAGCTTTTACATCCGCAATGTAATTGCTTGCCGCTTTCGTAATTTCTTCTTGAAGGTCAGCGTAAAGGCGAAGGAATTTTGGTTTAAATTCTTTGTTCAAGCCCAGCATATCATTTACTACTAATACTTGACCATCACAGCCATTACCTGCACCAATGCCAATCGTCGGGATATCCAATGAATCGGAAACTTCTTTTGCTAAAGCAGCAGGGATCTTTTCTAATACAAGCATAAAGCAGCCTGCTTCTTGAAGTGCAAGTGCGTCAGCTTTTAACCTGTTTGCCTCGGCTTCTTCTTTAGCACGCACAGAGAAGTCTCCAAACTTATAGATTGATTGTGGGGTTAAACCTAAATGTCCACAAACTGGGATTCCAGAATTTACTATTTTTTTGATGTTGTCGATGATTTCCTCACCGCCTTCCAGCTTTAAAGCATGCGCGCCAGATTCTTTCATCATGCGTACCGCTGCTTTGTATGCATCTTCGACCGAGCCTTGGTATTCACCAAAAGGTAAGTCTGCAAGTACCATTGCACGTTTTGACGCTCTAGCGACTGCGGAAGCGTGGTAAATCATATGGTCAAGAGTGATCGGTAGTGTCGTTTCATATCCCGCGAATACATTGGCAGCAGAATCGCCTACCAATAGTACCTCCACACCTGCAGCATCTAGGATGCGTGCCGTCGAGAAGTCATAGGAAGTTAGCATCGAGATCTTTTCGCCTCTGGTTTTCATTTCACGTAGGGCAGAAGTAGTCACTCTTTTTATTACTTTGTGTACTGACATAGCGTTAAGATTGATTTGCAAACTTAATTATTTTTAGCGGAATTCATTCCTAATCTTACGCTTGGCTTTTAAGAAGGCTGTACAATAGAAAATTAACCTATTATTTGCTACTTTTGCAGGATGGAAATCAAAGAGCAGAATCAGTTTAAATTCCCGAAGTTTCAAGACTTAATTATTCATGAAGATGATAATCTTATTGTAATCAATAAACCACCGTTTATTGCTTCTTTAGATGCGCGTGAGGGGGGAGAAGTCAATATTCTTCGTCTGGCAAAGAAATATCATCCAGATGCGCAAGTATGCCATCGCTTGGATAAAGATACTTCCGGTGTGCTCTTAATTGCTAAGAATCCAGAAACGTATCGTTCGATGTCAATTGAGTTTGAAAAAAGACGTGTAAATAAAATATATCATGCTATTATTGGTGGGACACACGTTTTCGAGAACCTGACTGTTGATTTACCAATCTTAAATCAAGGAAATAAGAGTGTATCGATCGACCGTTACAACGGTAAGCCTTCAGAAACGATATTCAATAGTATTCGCTTCTATAAGAATTTCACTTTAGTTGAGTGCAAGCCTATTACTGGCCGTATGCATCAGATTCGGATTCACTTGGCGACACAACATGCTGCCATTGTAGGCGATCTAATGTATAAAGGAAAGCCTGTTTATCTTTCACAGATTAAAAAGCGCGGATATACATTATCAAAAGATCAAGAAGAGCAGCCTATTATGAAGCGATTTGCATTGCATTCGAAGTCGGTTAGCTTTAAATTGAATGATAAGGAGTATAGCTTTGAAGCTGAATATCCGAAGGACTTTGCCACTCTATTGAAGCAATTGGAGAAATTCGATGCTTAGTATTAATTTATAACAATCATTTTCACTTACCATAATTTAGCTATATAACAAATGAATAAGCAAGAGCTCATTAATCAGATTAAAAGCAAGAGAAGCTTTTTATGTGTTGGATTAGATACGGACTTGACTAAAATTCCAGAACATCTTTTGGATGAAGAAGACCCAATCTTTACCTTCAATAAAGCGATTATTGAAGCGACCGCTGATCTATGTGTTGCTTATAAGCCGAATATTGCATTTTATGAGAGTTACGGCGTAAAAGGATGGGAATCCTTACGTAAGACTAGTGAGATTCTTCCGAAGGATTGCTTCTCGATCGCAGATGCAAAACGTGGGGATATTGGCAATACATCCAAAATGTATGCACAAGCTTTTTTTAATCCTGAAGTATCTGGATTGAACTTCGATTCGATTACTATTGCACCGTATATGGGTGAGGATTCGGTGACACCGTTTTTAGATTTTGACGGTAAGTGGGCGATCGTTCTTGCTTTGACATCGAATCAAGGTAGTTTAGATTTTCAAAACTTCAAAAATTCGACTGGCAAGCAGTTGTTCGAAGAGGTCATCGATAAAGTTAATACCTGGGGTACTGATGAGAACATTATGTATGTTGTGGGTGCGACACGCGGGGAAGCGTTTGTGAAAATTCGCGAACATGCGCCCGATCATTTTTTATTGGTGCCGGGTGTTGGTGCTCAGGGCGGTTCGCTTGCTGATGTTTGCCAATATGGGATGAACAAAGATTGCGGATTGCTTGTCAATAGTACACGTGGAATCATCTATGCTTCGAAAGGTAAAGATTTCGCTGATCGCGCTCGCGAAGAAGCGTTGATTCTTCAAAAGGAGATGGAAGAGCAATTAAGTTTACACGGGGTACTGTAAAAGCTATTTATTTCTTACTTTTTGTTAAAACTGTCGTTTTTGGCATAATAATTTAGGTGCTTGCAAGGTTAATGTTATTTATGAAACAACTTCAATCGAGCTTGCTCTTAGGGGCTATAGCGTTTATCACAATCCTATTTACGGGATGTAGCTCCGTTTATTTGCCGAACGTGCCGGCCACACCGATGTTTACCAATGCAGGTGAGGGGTATTTGGGCGCACATGTGAATGTTAAGGGAAACGTTTCTGGTACTGCGGGTGTCGCTTTTACTGAAAACCTAGCCATTATTGCAAATGGTTCCTATATTGATAATAAAACTACCAATCAAGACTTTAAACAGCATTTAATTGAAGGCGGCTTGGGCTATTATACAGTTCTTGGTCATTCCGGGCGTAGTGTTTTGGAGTTCTATGGTGGATATGGGATTGGATCAACGCGCGATGTTGATAAACGAGCTTCTACTTCAGGAACTGATCCGGTAGAGATTCGTGATCTTGATTTCAATAAGATATTTGTTCAAGCAAACTTCTCCTCCACACGAAAAAACAAATTACGTTTATTTGGAAAGCAACGCACATTAAACTATGGGACGGCAATTCGTCTAAGTAGAATAAAGATGGACAGATTTGATTTGAATAATGCACCCGCTGCATTAGAAGAAAATCTTTACATAGAACCGGTCTTTTTTACCCGTATGGAATTGAATAAGGGTTTCCAACTTCAATATACCAATGGTTGGAACATAGGTTTGATGAAAAATGAATACCTTAAAGCGGGGAATGCTGTATTCACATTAGGATTGATTTATAATTTTGGTAAAAAGAAATAAGTATATGAAAAAGTTAGTTGGGATTTTAGGAGTAATGACTTTGTTGTTCCTTTCGGGTTGTCAGGTAAATAAAAAAGCGCAGTTGCAGGCATTAGCTGATTGTAAGTACGATGTAGAGTCCGTTGATCAGGTTAAGTTTAATGGGAAAACATTAAATTCTTACAAGGGAGCAGATGGCAATTACAGTATGTCGTCAATTGCGAATATTGCGGTTGCTTTATTTAGTAAGGAACTTCCACTGGAGGGAAAGATAAATTTGAAGATTACGAATCCGGAAGCTAAAAAAGCTGCGGTTAATTCGTTTAAATATATGATCGAGATTCAAGGCTCTCCATTGTTTGAGGGAACTGTTGACCAGAATGTAAATTTAACGCAAGGAGAAAGTGCAATCGTTCCTTTGACATTTAAAGCCAATATTTTTAATAAGGCAAAGGAAAAAGGTTTTGATAAGTTCTTTGATGAGATTTTCAACAAGAAATCGGAAGGATTCCTTGTGTTAAAAATCAAACCTTCTTTTAAAGTTGCTGGACAAAATATTTATTATCCATCGTACATTACAGTAGATAAAAACTTTGGTCAGAAAATCTTTAAGCTTTTCAAATAGATTTTAAACTGCTTATAGCAAGATTTGCTATAAGTTGAATAAGCTAGAAGCCCTTATTTAATTGGATGAATGTGGTTCGCCAATTTAATAAGGGCTTCTACTTTTTGATTCAGTTAAAGCACTGAACGTAGTTTCTTACTCTGTGTAAAATATCGAAATTTCTTTACTAGCGGTTGAACGTATATCCGACTGTCCATTCTATGAAGTCAGCCTTACCCATATGTGCTTTTATGGAAACTCCTGCATTGATATTTTTGTAAACATAATATCTAGCTCCGGCGCGTAGAAAGTATTTTCTAATCTCTCCATTAAAGCTTTGGTTGTGAATATAATAACCGATATTTCCATTTAATACCAATCGTTCGTTGAGAATATGAGCAATATAGAAAGATGGACCTCCAGATAGTTTGGATGATAGTTCTCCCGACTTATCTCCCGCAATCTCTGTATCATTTCCGGAAGATGAGTAGAATAAATCAAATCCTCCACCTAAACGCCATTTATAGGATACATGACGGCTAGCATAAACGCTAAAAGTACTCTTCAAGAAACGCTGATCTAAATCATTACGTAATTGTTTTAATCCAACACCGTAATTAACGTGGTACATTATTTTTTTACTATAGGGCTCTAAAATGGAATCTCTTTTGATTTTTAAATCTGGATTGATTTGATATGCAGCCGATAGTGTTAATGGAACAAGGTTTACGCCCTTATTTGGAAGTGCTAATGCTCCATTCGAGAAATGATGGAATGCGAATCCGGCTCCGAGTTTCCAATGTGGATCGACCTGATATTGCGCCCGAATTCCCAAGTCAATGAATACATTATTTTTAGATCCAATAACTAAGTTTAATGGGTTTTCATGCTCATTGTAAGGTTTGAAGTTACCAGATAGACCTAATCCTATGCGGTAGTCATAACTCCATTTAGAGTCTTCTTTAGGTGAAATAGGTGTTTGTACGAAGCCGTATACAGCGTAGGGGCTTCCAATAATATCGGAGTGGAAAGTACTTGAATAGATGCCTATGCCATAAATTGGATAATTGTAAATCTGATAGTACTGATCTTTTTTTGCACGTTGCTTAAATCCAATCTTGAAATTCAATCCATTATAGTATGCACCTTCATAAGTGGTTTCTTTAAGTCCTGATTGCTGAAGTATTCCTCCGTTTTCGACTTCTAATTCGAAAACTAATGGGCTTCGCTTTATTTTTTTAGCTATACTATCGATTTGTGCCGATGCAAAAAAAGGGAGGATAAGGGAAAATATGATGACTAAGACTCTGTTCACTAGCTAAAGAATTTTGCGGTTTTTTAGACGAGGAACAAAAATAGTAATAACTTTGTCAGGTCAAACGGGCCCTCTGTCATTTTTTAATGATACAGGGTGAAAAACATTAACAAGTGTCGAATTTTATCCTCATTGTTTTCTGCTTAGCCGCTGGTGTGCTTAGCCGAAAGATGAATTGGGTTGCAAAGGATGGCTTTCGAGCCTTGAATGCCTGGGTGTTATATTTTGGATTGCCCGCAATCTCTTTCTATTACCTGCCTAAATTAACCTGGGACAATAGTCTAATCTTTACTCTAGCAGGCCCTATTCTTGTTTTGATAGGATCGGTTTTGTTTTTTTATGTACTTGGGAAAATATTAGCTTTATCCAAGCGTACTTCCCATACCTTGATGTTAGTAGCAGGTCTTAGCAATACCTCCTTTGTCGGCTTCCCCTTGATTACTGCGTATTTTGGAGCGGAACGCTTGCCAATTGGTATCGTTGCTGATCAAATGACTTTCTTTCTGCTTTCTTCAGTTGGTGTTTTGATTGCAACTAAAGGAAGTCTGAATACGAATAAGAAGATTAATTTAGCGTTTATTGCTAAACGGGTTTTTACTTTTCCACCACTCATCGGTTGTCTGCTTGCGTTGATTACGACGCAATTTATTGACTTAACTTCTTTAGATGAATTCTTCCATATGATTGCTGGAACTGTATCGCCTATCGCGTTATTCTCCATCGGTCTTCAACTAAATTTTACAATAGTAAAAAGTGAGGTTCCTAATATTATTTATGCGATGCTCTATAAATTAATATTAGCTCCCTTGGCTGTATTCCTAATTGCCTACTATTTTGGCTTTCGAGGACCTATCGTTGAGATCTCTATTTTTGAGATGGCAATGCCCAGTTTAGTGGCAACCAGTATAGTTATTAGCCAATTTAAACTAAATAGTAAACTAGGAAATAGTGTTATTGGATTAAGTATTCCTTTAGGATTATTAACTACCTACCTGTGGTATCAAATTTTGAATATTTTCATAATGTAACTGAAATGTTATCAATATAGGCGAGCTTTTTTTTATCTTTATCAATCGTGTAGTTGATACACTGATAATAACATAATTTATAAGCTTAGTTTTCAGATTAATATGAAGAAATTAATTTTCTTTGCCTTATTAGCTAGTTCTTTCCATTCCTCCGCGCAACAGAATCATGAGCGTTACATTCAAAAAATAAACGGTACAAGTTTAGAATTCAGTATGGAAGCAATTCCTGCAGGGGAGTTTTCAATGGGAAGTGCAAAGTCAGGCAATGAGGATGAGAAACCTGTTCATCAAGTCAAATTAGATGCTTTTTGGATGGGTACCTATGAAGTAACTTGGAACTTATTTGAACCTTTTCTCTACAAAGACTACGAGGTTACTAAATCTACTGATGGGAAAGTTCCTACTGAAGTTGATGCTGTTACAAGACCAACAAAACCTTATTTAGATATGACCTTTGGTTATGGTAAAGACGGGCAACCAGCTTTGGCCATGACTCACTATAATGCCATACAATTCTGTAAATGGCTATATGTAAGAACTGGTGTTTTCTATCGTCTTCCAACGGAAGCAGAATGGGAGTATGCTTGTCGCGCTGGTTCTAGCAGCGAGTACTTCTTTGGCGATGATGCTACTAAACTAGCTGAATATGCTTCATTTAAAGATAATAGCGGCGGCCAAACAGTAAAAGTAGGTACTAAGAAGGCAAATCCTTGGGGTTTATTCGATATGCTTGGGAATGTTGCAGAGTGGACGTACGATCAATATGATGCAAACTTCTATGCTACCTTTAAAGGTAAAGTAGCAGAGAATCCTGAGAATGTTCCAACTACTTTGTATCCGCATGTTGTCCGTGGTGGATCTTTCGAAAGTGAAGCTATCGATTTACGCTCTGCAGCACGTGGTGCTTCAGATGCTATTTGGAAACAATTAGATCCTCAAATTCCAAAGTCAAACTGGTGGTTCCCAGAAGCGCCTTTCGTAGGTATGCGTCTTGTACGTCCAGTAAAGCAACCAAGTCATGCTGAGATCATGGATTACTATGACAAAGCGCCAATTAAAGACTTTTAATCAGAATCAATTACTAAAACAATACATTATAAACCATGGAAAATCTAAATCGTCGAGGATTTATTAAATCTTCATCAGGCCTTGTTGGTGCTGCAGCATTGACGAGTGGTGTAGTCGGAAAAGTATTCGCAGGTGGGAGCGATGTGATCAAGATTGCCTTGATCGGTTGTGGTGGCCGCGGCACAGGAGCAACTTTTGATGCTTTTGCTTCAGGGCAAAACATTCAATTGGTAGCGATGGCTGATGCTTTTAAAGATAATTTAGATCAAACGTACAAAACTTTAAAGGAGAAATTTGGGGATAAAATTAATGTGCCAGATAGCCGTAAATACGTAGGATTTGATGCTTATAAAGCTGCGATTGCAGACGCTGATGTTGTTTTATTAACAACGCCTCCAGGATTCCGTCCATTACATTTTGCTGAAGCAGTTCGCGCAGGTAAGCATGTATTTATGGAAAAGGCGGTAGCAACTGATATTCCAGGTGTTCGCAGTGTGTTGGAGACAGCAAAAGAAGCAAGACGTAAGAAATTAAACGTTGTTGTTGGTTTGCAACGCCGTTATCAAAATAACTACCGTGAGGCAATTAAGCGTATTCACGATGGTGCAATTGGCGATGTAGTTGCGGGTCAAGTATATTGGAATAGTGGTGGTGTTTGGGTTCGTCCGCGTAAACCAGGACAAACAGAAATGGAGTATCAAATGCGTAACTGGTATTATTTTAACTGGTTATGTG encodes:
- a CDS encoding RluA family pseudouridine synthase, which gives rise to MEIKEQNQFKFPKFQDLIIHEDDNLIVINKPPFIASLDAREGGEVNILRLAKKYHPDAQVCHRLDKDTSGVLLIAKNPETYRSMSIEFEKRRVNKIYHAIIGGTHVFENLTVDLPILNQGNKSVSIDRYNGKPSETIFNSIRFYKNFTLVECKPITGRMHQIRIHLATQHAAIVGDLMYKGKPVYLSQIKKRGYTLSKDQEEQPIMKRFALHSKSVSFKLNDKEYSFEAEYPKDFATLLKQLEKFDA
- the pyrF gene encoding orotidine-5'-phosphate decarboxylase; translated protein: MNKQELINQIKSKRSFLCVGLDTDLTKIPEHLLDEEDPIFTFNKAIIEATADLCVAYKPNIAFYESYGVKGWESLRKTSEILPKDCFSIADAKRGDIGNTSKMYAQAFFNPEVSGLNFDSITIAPYMGEDSVTPFLDFDGKWAIVLALTSNQGSLDFQNFKNSTGKQLFEEVIDKVNTWGTDENIMYVVGATRGEAFVKIREHAPDHFLLVPGVGAQGGSLADVCQYGMNKDCGLLVNSTRGIIYASKGKDFADRAREEALILQKEMEEQLSLHGVL
- a CDS encoding acyloxyacyl hydrolase yields the protein MNRVLVIIFSLILPFFASAQIDSIAKKIKRSPLVFELEVENGGILQQSGLKETTYEGAYYNGLNFKIGFKQRAKKDQYYQIYNYPIYGIGIYSSTFHSDIIGSPYAVYGFVQTPISPKEDSKWSYDYRIGLGLSGNFKPYNEHENPLNLVIGSKNNVFIDLGIRAQYQVDPHWKLGAGFAFHHFSNGALALPNKGVNLVPLTLSAAYQINPDLKIKRDSILEPYSKKIMYHVNYGVGLKQLRNDLDQRFLKSTFSVYASRHVSYKWRLGGGFDLFYSSSGNDTEIAGDKSGELSSKLSGGPSFYIAHILNERLVLNGNIGYYIHNQSFNGEIRKYFLRAGARYYVYKNINAGVSIKAHMGKADFIEWTVGYTFNR
- a CDS encoding AEC family transporter, which codes for MSNFILIVFCLAAGVLSRKMNWVAKDGFRALNAWVLYFGLPAISFYYLPKLTWDNSLIFTLAGPILVLIGSVLFFYVLGKILALSKRTSHTLMLVAGLSNTSFVGFPLITAYFGAERLPIGIVADQMTFFLLSSVGVLIATKGSLNTNKKINLAFIAKRVFTFPPLIGCLLALITTQFIDLTSLDEFFHMIAGTVSPIALFSIGLQLNFTIVKSEVPNIIYAMLYKLILAPLAVFLIAYYFGFRGPIVEISIFEMAMPSLVATSIVISQFKLNSKLGNSVIGLSIPLGLLTTYLWYQILNIFIM
- the panB gene encoding 3-methyl-2-oxobutanoate hydroxymethyltransferase produces the protein MSVHKVIKRVTTSALREMKTRGEKISMLTSYDFSTARILDAAGVEVLLVGDSAANVFAGYETTLPITLDHMIYHASAVARASKRAMVLADLPFGEYQGSVEDAYKAAVRMMKESGAHALKLEGGEEIIDNIKKIVNSGIPVCGHLGLTPQSIYKFGDFSVRAKEEAEANRLKADALALQEAGCFMLVLEKIPAALAKEVSDSLDIPTIGIGAGNGCDGQVLVVNDMLGLNKEFKPKFLRLYADLQEEITKAASNYIADVKAGTFPNESEQY
- a CDS encoding Gfo/Idh/MocA family protein is translated as MENLNRRGFIKSSSGLVGAAALTSGVVGKVFAGGSDVIKIALIGCGGRGTGATFDAFASGQNIQLVAMADAFKDNLDQTYKTLKEKFGDKINVPDSRKYVGFDAYKAAIADADVVLLTTPPGFRPLHFAEAVRAGKHVFMEKAVATDIPGVRSVLETAKEARRKKLNVVVGLQRRYQNNYREAIKRIHDGAIGDVVAGQVYWNSGGVWVRPRKPGQTEMEYQMRNWYYFNWLCGDHIVEQHVHNIDIANWVKGKYPVSIQGTGSRAHRTGKEYGEIYDNFALEMTYDDGSVVYSQCRHFEGISNRVDETFQATKGRVYLSASNQAILWDAQGKEIYRHNTKGNPNPYQQEHKELFEAIAKGEYKFDNAEYGAYSSLAGIIGRIAVYTGKVIKWDEAMKSNIDLMPDRLAWDAMPKVVPNADGFYPVAVPGHDVEKFI
- a CDS encoding formylglycine-generating enzyme family protein, with translation MKKLIFFALLASSFHSSAQQNHERYIQKINGTSLEFSMEAIPAGEFSMGSAKSGNEDEKPVHQVKLDAFWMGTYEVTWNLFEPFLYKDYEVTKSTDGKVPTEVDAVTRPTKPYLDMTFGYGKDGQPALAMTHYNAIQFCKWLYVRTGVFYRLPTEAEWEYACRAGSSSEYFFGDDATKLAEYASFKDNSGGQTVKVGTKKANPWGLFDMLGNVAEWTYDQYDANFYATFKGKVAENPENVPTTLYPHVVRGGSFESEAIDLRSAARGASDAIWKQLDPQIPKSNWWFPEAPFVGMRLVRPVKQPSHAEIMDYYDKAPIKDF